AAGCCCGGGCCCTGCCGGGCGTCGTCGCCGTGCTCACTCACGCCGAGGTGCCGCAGAACGCGCTTCGCATGGAATTGCCCGGGCGCATGGCCGAGGCGACGGCGGGAGCTGTGCTGGCGACCCAGCCGGTGCTGGCCGAGGATCGCGTGCGCTTCCAGGGCGAGCCCGTCGCGGCCATCGCGGCGGAGACTCCGGAGATCGCCGCCGAGGCCGCCGAGCGGGTTCGGGTCGAGTACGAGCCGCTCCCGGGCGTCTATGATCCGGCGGAAGCGCTGAAGCCCGGCGCCCCCCACGTCCACGAGGGCGGCAATCTCCTGCGGGCCTGGCATATCCGCAAGGGCGATGCCACGGAGGCCCTCGCGCGCGCGGACGTCATCGTGGAGAAGACCTACCGAACCCCGTTCGTGGATCACGTGTACCTCGAGACGGAGACGGGGATCGGCTGGATCGACGCCGAGGGCACCCTGGTCCTCCGCGTGAGCACCCAGGTGCTGGAGCATTTCCGCGACGTGGCCGAAGTCCTGCGGCTGCCCCACGGGAAGGTGCGGCTCGAGGGCGCCTATCTGGGCGGCGGCTTCGGCGGCAAGGAGGACGTGACGGTCGAGTGCCTGCTCGGCCTCCTCGTGTGGAAGACGCGGCGGCCCGTGCAGCTCGTCTTCTCGAGGGAAGAGAGCTTCATCGGCCACGGCAAGCGTCATCCGTATCTCCTGCGCTACAAGTCCGGGGCCACGAGGACGGGCGAGCTGGTGGCCATGGAGGTCGAGCTCGTCTCGGACTCGGGCGCCTACGCCGCGCTCTCGCCCTGGGTGCTCCTGTACAGCCTGGTGACGGCGACGGGGCCGTACCGGGTGCCTCACGTCAAGGTGGACGCCTTCACCGTCTACACCAACAATCCGGTGGCCAGCGCCTACCGCACCTTCGGGTCCATCCAGACCTGCATCGGCTATGAGGGACAGATGGACGCCCTGGCCGCCGCGCTCTCCATGGATCCGCTCGAGCTCCGCGAGAAGAACTTCCTGAGGAAGGGCGACAGGATCGCCACGGGGCAGGTGCTCGAGAGCGAGCCCATGCTGGGCGAAACCATGCGGCGCGCCTGGCAGGCCCTGGGCCCCCCGCGCGAGGGCGACGGGCCCGTTCGCGTGGCCCGAGGCCTCGCCGCCTCGTTCACGCCGTATGGGCGCATGTGCTGGACGCGCGACTCCGCCTCCGCCTGGGTGGGCATGGAGCTCGACGGCTCCGCCGTGGTCCGCTGCGCCGCCCCCGATGTGGGCGGGGGACAGACCTCCTCCCTCTGCTCGATCACCGCGGAAGTCCTGGGCCTGCCCGTAGAGCATGTCGCGGCCGTCGGGCGGGACAGCCACTTCACCCCGCGGGCCGGCACGACGACGGCCACGCGCCAGCTCTTCATGTCCGGAAACGCGGTGCTCAAGGCCGCGCACGAGGTACGCCGGCATCTTGTGGATCAGGCCGCGGAGATGCTGGAAGCCGCGCGGGAAGACATCGAGCTCACGGAGGGACGGGCTCTCGTCCGGGGCGCGCCGGATCGCGCCATCGACTTCTCCGCGCTGGTCAAGGCCGCCACGGCGGCGGGGCGCCCCGTCCAGGCCCTCGACAAGTACGATGCGCCGTCGGCGCCGACGATTGATCCCATTACCGGGCAGGGCAAGCCCTTCAACGACTACACCTTCGGCACTCAGGCCGTCGAGGTCGAGGTGGACGAGGAGACGGGCCAGACTCGCGTGACGAAGCTGGCCGCCTGCTATGACGTGGGTCAGGCCATCAATCGCCAGAGCGCCGAGGGCCAGATCGAAGGCGGCGCCGTGCAGGGCCTGGGCCACGCCCTCCTCGAAGAAGTCGTGCTCGAGGACGGCGTGTCCAAGAACCCTCATCTTCTCGACTACAAGATTCCCACCACCCTCGAC
This DNA window, taken from Candidatus Methylomirabilota bacterium, encodes the following:
- a CDS encoding xanthine dehydrogenase family protein molybdopterin-binding subunit; this encodes MAYRVIGRSPPRADAWEKVRGRPIYAGDLAMAGMLHGKIVRSPYPSARIVKIDTSEARALPGVVAVLTHAEVPQNALRMELPGRMAEATAGAVLATQPVLAEDRVRFQGEPVAAIAAETPEIAAEAAERVRVEYEPLPGVYDPAEALKPGAPHVHEGGNLLRAWHIRKGDATEALARADVIVEKTYRTPFVDHVYLETETGIGWIDAEGTLVLRVSTQVLEHFRDVAEVLRLPHGKVRLEGAYLGGGFGGKEDVTVECLLGLLVWKTRRPVQLVFSREESFIGHGKRHPYLLRYKSGATRTGELVAMEVELVSDSGAYAALSPWVLLYSLVTATGPYRVPHVKVDAFTVYTNNPVASAYRTFGSIQTCIGYEGQMDALAAALSMDPLELREKNFLRKGDRIATGQVLESEPMLGETMRRAWQALGPPREGDGPVRVARGLAASFTPYGRMCWTRDSASAWVGMELDGSAVVRCAAPDVGGGQTSSLCSITAEVLGLPVEHVAAVGRDSHFTPRAGTTTATRQLFMSGNAVLKAAHEVRRHLVDQAAEMLEAAREDIELTEGRALVRGAPDRAIDFSALVKAATAAGRPVQALDKYDAPSAPTIDPITGQGKPFNDYTFGTQAVEVEVDEETGQTRVTKLAACYDVGQAINRQSAEGQIEGGAVQGLGHALLEEVVLEDGVSKNPHLLDYKIPTTLDAPEIITILLESGQGLGPFGAKGIGEPAMTPTPAAVMNAVTRAARAPLTRFPLTAERVLAALKSQSASKNPSPPSGERAG